The Winogradskyella schleiferi genome has a window encoding:
- the galE gene encoding UDP-glucose 4-epimerase GalE produces MKNRIIITGGCGYIGSHTVIALIEHDFEVIIIDDLSNSNEQVLERIKKITGVKPKLLNIDLKNSFLAENAFRYNKDIDAVIHFAAHKAVSESVQKPLMYYQNNLCALVNTLMAMEKYNINNFIFSSSATVYGNPKTLPIKESNETQRPFSPYGNTKKMAEEIIDDVVKANPNLRAISLRYFNPIGAHQSGMIGELPNGIPNNLMPYITQTAIGKRDKLMVFGNDYPTKDGTPIRDYIHVVDLAEAHVLALNRIFSKEKDHNLEIFNLGTGEGYSVLEVIEAFQKVTKQKLNYEITERRDGDVPKLYANVDKANDILGWRAKMGLEDMISHSWQWEEYYHLEKKN; encoded by the coding sequence ATGAAAAATAGAATTATCATAACAGGAGGTTGTGGGTATATAGGATCTCACACTGTAATAGCATTAATAGAGCATGATTTTGAAGTTATAATAATTGATGATTTATCCAATTCAAATGAACAAGTTTTGGAACGCATAAAAAAAATTACCGGTGTTAAACCAAAACTTTTAAATATTGATTTAAAAAATTCCTTTTTAGCTGAGAATGCCTTTAGATATAATAAAGATATTGATGCAGTGATTCATTTTGCAGCACACAAAGCGGTTTCAGAATCAGTTCAAAAACCACTTATGTATTATCAGAACAATCTTTGTGCCCTTGTAAATACGTTAATGGCAATGGAGAAATACAATATAAATAATTTTATATTTTCTTCGTCAGCGACAGTATATGGGAATCCCAAAACCTTACCAATAAAAGAATCTAATGAAACTCAGCGTCCCTTCTCGCCATATGGCAATACAAAAAAAATGGCAGAAGAGATAATTGATGATGTTGTAAAGGCAAACCCCAATTTAAGAGCAATTTCTCTTCGTTATTTTAATCCTATAGGAGCGCATCAATCTGGTATGATTGGAGAACTACCCAATGGAATCCCTAATAACTTAATGCCTTATATAACTCAAACCGCAATAGGTAAAAGAGATAAACTTATGGTTTTCGGTAACGATTACCCCACAAAAGACGGGACACCAATTAGGGATTACATACACGTGGTAGATTTAGCTGAGGCACACGTGCTGGCATTAAATAGAATTTTTAGTAAAGAGAAAGATCACAATCTTGAGATATTTAATTTGGGAACAGGAGAGGGGTATTCCGTCTTGGAGGTAATTGAAGCTTTTCAAAAGGTTACGAAGCAGAAATTGAATTATGAAATTACTGAACGTAGAGATGGAGATGTTCCAAAACTTTATGCCAATGTCGATAAGGCTAATGATATATTAGGATGGAGAGCTAAAATGGGATTAGAGGATATGATATCTCATTCTTGGCAATGGGAAGAATATTATCATCTGGAAAAAAAGAACTGA
- a CDS encoding sodium/sugar symporter: protein MTNGFEFWDYVVFIAYAILILGVGLWVSRDKEGHEKNAEDYFLASKSLPWWAIGTSLIAANISAEQFIGMSGSGFALGLAIASYEWMAAITLIIVGKYFLPIFIEKGLYTIPEFVEKRFSTNLKTILAVFWIALYVFVNLASVLYLGGLAIETIMGFDMIYAVIGLALFAAAYSLYGGLSAVAWTDVIQVVFLVLGGLFTTYLALNTVSGGEGVIAGFSKVVEAAPEKFHMILDEFNKDGSTNANYLNLPGVWVLIGGLWVANIYYWGFNQYIIQRTLAAKSLKESQKGILLAAGLKIIIPLIVVVPGIAAYVMVNDPTIMAGLGEAGQLSLPSSGQADKAYPWLLQFLPTGIKGVAFAALAAAIVSSLASMLNSTSTIFTMDIYTQYINKNADDKTTVNVGRLSGLIALIIAVIMAPLLGGIDQAFQFIQEWTGVISPGILAVFILGLFWKKTTNNAAIWGAVLSIPIALLLKYLPIEALKPWMHQMGLTAVLTMLVIISISYLQNRGADDEKGILLSKELFKTSPLFNIGSIIICIITATLYCLFW, encoded by the coding sequence ATGACAAACGGATTTGAATTTTGGGATTATGTAGTATTCATCGCATACGCAATTTTAATTTTAGGTGTAGGACTATGGGTGTCTCGTGATAAAGAAGGTCACGAAAAAAATGCAGAAGACTATTTTTTGGCTAGTAAATCTTTGCCGTGGTGGGCTATTGGTACGTCTTTAATAGCTGCAAATATTTCTGCAGAACAGTTTATCGGCATGTCTGGATCTGGATTTGCCTTAGGCTTAGCTATAGCTTCTTACGAGTGGATGGCAGCTATAACATTAATTATAGTTGGTAAATATTTTTTGCCAATTTTCATAGAAAAAGGCCTTTACACGATTCCTGAATTTGTTGAAAAACGATTTTCAACAAACCTAAAAACGATTTTGGCAGTGTTTTGGATTGCATTGTATGTGTTTGTAAACCTAGCCTCTGTATTATATTTAGGAGGATTAGCCATTGAAACCATTATGGGGTTTGACATGATATATGCTGTAATTGGCTTGGCATTATTCGCTGCAGCTTATTCATTATATGGAGGTTTGTCTGCAGTTGCTTGGACAGATGTTATACAAGTTGTGTTTTTAGTTTTAGGTGGTTTGTTTACAACCTACTTAGCTTTGAATACAGTTTCAGGTGGTGAAGGCGTAATAGCCGGTTTTTCAAAAGTTGTCGAAGCAGCTCCTGAAAAATTTCATATGATTTTAGATGAATTTAATAAAGATGGTAGTACTAATGCTAATTATTTGAATTTACCAGGAGTATGGGTTTTAATTGGTGGTTTATGGGTTGCCAACATTTACTATTGGGGTTTTAATCAGTACATAATTCAGAGAACATTAGCTGCAAAATCTTTGAAAGAATCTCAAAAGGGTATTCTACTAGCAGCTGGGTTAAAAATAATTATTCCACTCATTGTAGTAGTTCCTGGTATTGCTGCTTATGTTATGGTAAATGATCCAACTATTATGGCAGGATTAGGAGAAGCAGGTCAATTAAGTTTGCCTTCTAGCGGTCAAGCAGATAAAGCATATCCATGGCTGTTGCAATTTTTACCTACGGGTATTAAAGGAGTGGCTTTTGCAGCTTTGGCAGCAGCTATTGTATCCTCTTTAGCTTCTATGCTAAACTCTACGTCAACTATTTTTACAATGGATATATACACGCAATATATTAATAAAAATGCCGATGATAAAACGACAGTTAATGTAGGTAGACTTTCTGGTTTAATAGCATTAATTATTGCTGTAATAATGGCACCACTTTTAGGTGGTATAGATCAAGCATTTCAGTTTATACAAGAATGGACAGGTGTTATTAGTCCTGGAATTTTAGCTGTATTTATTTTAGGTTTATTCTGGAAGAAAACAACGAACAATGCTGCTATTTGGGGAGCCGTTTTGTCAATTCCAATTGCGTTGCTTTTAAAATATCTTCCAATTGAAGCTTTAAAGCCATGGATGCATCAAATGGGGTTAACAGCAGTACTCACGATGTTGGTAATTATATCTATTAGTTATTTACAGAATAGAGGTGCCGATGATGAAAAGGGAATTCTGTTATCTAAAGAACTATTTAAAACGTCTCCATTATTCAATATAGGCTCAATTATAATATGCATTATTACCGCTACATTATACTGCTTATTTTGGTAA
- a CDS encoding UDP-glucose--hexose-1-phosphate uridylyltransferase → MNPDLQDYSHKRLNILTDEWVLVSPHRAKRPWQGQNEAVSNQIRPTYESSCYLCAGNKRINGEVNPKYEDVFVFTNDFAALQNDSKSFQINDGLLKAQGETGICKVICFSPDHSKSLADMSLSEIQKVVLAWQNEYKELGKIQNINYVQIFENKGAVMGCSNSHPHGQIWSQSTLPNEVEKKDKQQRLYYDKVNSSLLGDYLKQELKLKERIIFENDAFVVLIPFWAIWPFETMIIPKKQQSNILDLNKEESFQYAEAISVITKAYDKLFNTSFPYSSGIHQAPTNAKDNNHWHWHMSFYPPLLRSATVKKFMVGYEMFGSPQRDITAEIATKMIQDLV, encoded by the coding sequence ATGAATCCCGATTTACAAGATTATTCTCATAAGCGTTTAAATATTCTCACAGATGAATGGGTTTTAGTCTCACCACACCGTGCAAAAAGACCATGGCAAGGACAGAATGAGGCGGTATCAAACCAGATACGTCCTACATACGAATCTAGTTGTTACTTATGTGCTGGGAATAAAAGAATCAATGGTGAAGTAAACCCCAAATATGAAGATGTATTTGTATTTACCAATGACTTTGCAGCATTACAAAACGACTCAAAATCTTTTCAAATAAACGATGGTTTACTAAAAGCACAAGGTGAAACAGGTATTTGCAAAGTGATTTGTTTTAGTCCTGACCACTCTAAAAGTTTAGCCGACATGTCTTTAAGCGAAATTCAGAAAGTAGTTTTAGCGTGGCAAAACGAGTATAAAGAACTTGGGAAAATTCAAAATATCAATTACGTTCAAATTTTTGAAAATAAGGGTGCAGTTATGGGATGCAGTAATTCTCATCCACACGGACAAATATGGAGTCAGTCCACACTCCCAAATGAAGTTGAAAAGAAAGATAAACAACAAAGGCTTTATTATGATAAAGTTAATAGCAGTCTATTAGGAGATTATCTAAAGCAAGAATTAAAACTGAAGGAACGTATCATTTTTGAAAATGACGCCTTTGTTGTTTTAATTCCGTTTTGGGCCATATGGCCATTTGAAACGATGATTATTCCTAAAAAACAGCAATCAAATATTTTAGATTTAAATAAAGAAGAATCATTTCAATATGCAGAAGCTATTTCTGTAATAACAAAAGCTTATGATAAGTTATTTAATACTTCCTTTCCCTATTCCAGTGGTATTCATCAAGCACCAACAAATGCAAAAGATAATAATCATTGGCACTGGCATATGAGTTTTTATCCACCATTGTTAAGAAGTGCTACCGTTAAAAAATTTATGGTAGGATATGAAATGTTTGGTTCGCCACAAAGAGATATTACAGCTGAGATAGCTACAAAAATGATCCAAGATTTGGTTTAA
- the galK gene encoding galactokinase, translated as MNTDLISTIKKSFIKKFNNEPLMIFSPGRINIIGEHTDYNDGFVFPAAIDKGIVAAIAKSDSNVSIIYAEDKRETFEVTLKHIKPLSQGFWQNYILGVVAELQNRSKTISNFNMVFGGDIPGGAGMSSSAALENSVVFGLNELFDLGLTKHEMILISQKAEHNYVGVKCGIMDQYSSMFGIINNALLLDCRTVKSIPFEIDFKDYELILINTNVKHGLSDSAYNDRRSVCESIANMLNVKALRDATEYDLETIQDQVSSENYQKALYVIQENERVINASKAIKNDDLKALGQLLYASHNGLQNQYKVSCDQLDFLVEQAKINPNILGARMMGGGFGGCTINLISKTESSAFKAFISKAYKQKFNKACSIYSVKLSNGTHLIN; from the coding sequence ATGAATACGGATTTAATAAGTACTATAAAGAAAAGTTTTATCAAAAAGTTCAACAATGAACCGCTCATGATTTTTTCTCCAGGAAGAATAAACATTATAGGTGAGCATACGGACTATAACGATGGTTTTGTATTTCCCGCAGCTATCGATAAAGGCATCGTTGCAGCTATTGCTAAAAGCGATTCAAATGTGTCAATAATATATGCTGAAGATAAGAGAGAAACCTTTGAAGTTACTTTAAAACATATAAAACCACTTTCACAAGGTTTTTGGCAAAACTATATACTTGGTGTGGTTGCAGAACTACAAAATAGAAGCAAAACTATAAGTAATTTCAATATGGTATTTGGGGGTGATATTCCTGGTGGGGCAGGTATGTCTTCTTCTGCTGCATTAGAAAACAGCGTTGTATTTGGACTTAACGAGCTTTTTGATTTAGGACTAACAAAACATGAGATGATATTAATTTCGCAAAAAGCAGAACATAATTATGTAGGCGTTAAATGTGGAATTATGGACCAATACTCTAGTATGTTTGGTATAATAAACAATGCGCTATTATTGGATTGTAGAACTGTAAAATCAATACCTTTTGAAATTGATTTTAAAGACTATGAACTCATTTTAATTAATACCAATGTTAAGCATGGCTTATCAGATAGTGCTTATAATGATAGACGCTCTGTTTGTGAATCTATTGCTAATATGCTTAACGTAAAAGCACTTCGAGATGCTACGGAGTACGATTTGGAAACTATTCAAGACCAAGTATCATCAGAAAACTATCAAAAAGCATTATATGTAATTCAAGAAAACGAACGTGTTATTAACGCTTCAAAAGCAATAAAGAATGACGACTTAAAAGCATTAGGCCAACTCTTATATGCTTCTCATAATGGGTTACAAAATCAATATAAGGTAAGTTGCGATCAATTAGATTTTTTAGTAGAACAAGCAAAAATAAACCCCAACATATTGGGAGCTCGTATGATGGGAGGAGGGTTTGGAGGTTGTACTATTAATTTAATTTCGAAAACAGAAAGTTCTGCTTTTAAAGCCTTTATTTCTAAAGCTTATAAGCAAAAGTTCAATAAAGCATGTTCTATATATTCTGTTAAGCTATCTAATGGAACGCATCTTATAAACTAA